Genomic DNA from Oncorhynchus mykiss isolate Arlee chromosome 2, USDA_OmykA_1.1, whole genome shotgun sequence:
AAAACACACAGAGAAGCGAATGGAGGACAAATGGGAAAAAACAGTCGCCCTTTTAACTGGGTTCCTAAACCCTCTAACATTGATGCTAGCTAGGTTAATAAAAGACGACATGAGGTAAAGAGGGAAAAAGACAACTATCTAATTATGACATTATTTTCCAAACTCACTTTAAGTACATTAACTCATTTGGCGGCCGGTCTGGGAAACGATGGTCTCCAGTCGGAGGACTGTCCACCAAGATAGGGGTCGGGAAAACACTGTCCTCCTCCTCATGCTCCCCCTCCATCTGCGTGGGTGCTGGAACCCCACTGGGTGCCAGACCGCTGCTCACGATGGAGGCCGCGCCTGATGGGGATAGCAGAGACTCCTCTGCGCTGCCCAGGTTTCCCTCGCTTTTCTCCTCAGACTTCCCGCTTTCGAAACAACTGAAGCGATTCCCCCCCAAAGCGGACTTCTCCGTCGCCTCCATGCGGATGAGTGGGGAAACAGGGCTCATCTGCTTCCTTTTCACCGcgcactttctcctctctctcaccgttGTCCAGCTCTCGGTAGCCGCGGGCGCAGTGggctctcccttctcctcctccacttgCTTATTCCAACTTCTGTccgcttctcctctctcctcgtgAGATGATGATGGCGTCTCACTCCCGCTCTCCTCTGACTCTCGCAgttctctctccatcactatctCATCCACAACCTCCTCAATGGCGCGTAGTTCCATGCCTTCTCCCTCATCTGGTCTTTTCCCGCCTTCAGCTCTTTTCCCGCTCACCGCTCTGGCGTAAGAGGGGACTGCCTTCGGGCAGTGACGGAACAGGTGGTCCTCTGAGTTACACAGACTGCAGCGCTTTGGCACGGTGCAATCCCTCATTGTATGTCCAATAATTCCACAGTTTCTGCACCTTGTCTGTGTGCAGGCATCCGCGAGGTGCCCGTACGTGCTACACTTCCTGCAGAAACGAGGCTGTCCAGCATACATGAGGTAGCCCCTGTCAGCACCGATGGAAAACGAAGCAGGAGGATGGCGGTATCCATCATGGCCGCTCTCGTCTTCCTTTAACAGCACACGAAACTGCCTCTTCCCTGTCCAGATGCCTAGGGCGTCCTTAATGTCTCTCACTCCTGGCAAGATGGTCACATACCGGCTGAGATAGCACACTAACGTTTCTTCAGTGACCCAGGGGTTGAACATATGCACCGTTAGCACCCTCATATTGTGCCTGCACATGGACTCAACTTTAAAATCCACGAGGGCGGGTGCTGTCGCGTTCGCACGGAAGAGCCCCTTTACTTCCTCCAGCCGGGTGATGGTGTAGAACGACACATCGTAGAACTTCTCGGGTGTGTTCTGTTGCAGGCAGTGCACATCGTCTGCTGTCAGGCGTAGAGGTCCAAACAGCACTTCTTTTCCAAAACGAACTCTCTCCATCAAATTTTCCTTTCCTGTCCAATTAAAACGAAGCGTATTCTTCAGTCCAGCAGCCGCTGACTGTGACGTGGCCGATGACGACATCGCACCACTTTGAGGATCCCGCGAGAAATACAGTCGATCTTGctcttgatcttagccaaaaggccgagaagcgataccGCAATGCTTTCGGGAGGAAGGTGCCGTTCTCAGACACGTTAAATCCGGTAAAGGTTACACCTAAATGAGCTCTGTACACTTTACAACAAATATCAAAGATgatgctatttaaaaaaaatggtggcATAGACTGGGATTTGATCAACGTCGGGAAAATACACTTTTCACTGTTACAATGTAACACATTGGTAGGTTCCAAAGTGACGTGGACATCCGCCCTCCAATCTGAAACGAGACAAATCCTTATTGAGTTCAAACCAGATTTACAGCTAAATTGGAATAATAATCTAGCAAATAGGGGTTGGAGAAATAATTAATACTGACATAACATGTTATCTTTTATATAATATCTCAGGAAGCGTTGATGCCACAAGGGAACTAAAATAATTGTCCACTTGGTGGCGCCAGACTTCCACCGACCGTCGCCTCTCCTATGTGGTCAATCAAAACGCATTTGAATGTTGAACCacttgaaaaatatatttaactaggcaagtcaattcagaacaaattcttattttcaatgatggcctaggaacagtggattaactgccttgttcagggggcagaacaatagatttgtaccttgtcagctcagggatttgatccagcaacctctcagttactggcccaatgctcttactAGGCTATTTGCCGCCCCAGTTGACTTCAATACATACACCATCAACGCAAAAATAGCCTGTGTATTTTTTTATCTGTCTGTAGAGCCTTGCATGATAAGGTCATTGTGAGGAGGCCTTTATAAAGTTGCCCACCTGAATTACTAGAGGCCAAACTTCAAAGATGTCCATGGCACTGGACTGCAGTGAGAGCTAGACCGACAATGCGTCCTACGGTCCTGGCTGCCTAACTAAATGTGTGCTTCGCATAATACACTTTTGCAAACATGGCTCTGTTGAGGCATACTTTTACAATTAAGCTTAGTCGGTCACTACAGCAAACTTCATATCATGCACTTTAATTGCCATTATGCAGAAAATACTTTATATTGATGAATAAAAACTACACTGGTTTGATTCATACTGAAAgttaggtttaggctactacatgatactgtccttgtacccatcatgaggttgctacaacctagcctatgaatgaaagtttacaacgtaggtgaaCACAGGTTGAGAGACTTTTGAGTAATCAAGATGACAGACAttattgacacattcaataccgccttgttCAATCTTGCCttcatctagctgatctagagtgtaatcattagtccaacatttgcaaatgagagtttccattggacaaattcaggtatgtttatccccgtttggTTCCGTTTGCTTTCgctttaagaaacgtttttcaacagaatcaacggaatgaatacacccctgatcacacgcaaacacagatCATTTTCAAAACAGCACGATCCCTTTGATCGTGGGATAATTCCTTCTGGCACCtacgtgctctcctcctctcacctttaaccttcacttgtggacttcagtgcacaacacatcagctgtctgaccaggcgaaaaaaaaccttaccaagccaaaccttcatatcataaccactaactgctacacacagcctacaatagagtaccacagtatgagtcataatacccataacacctagcagtcaaacagggaaatggttccaagtATTTTGGCAGAAATTCTCCCCCCACTTCTAATTTACTTCattttgtggctagagtcaaatactttctgtggcacatatctgagtcaaatactttctatacTACAAACGTCACGTCAGGATAGGCAACCCGAAAGGAATAATTGATGCATGTGTGTCACATTAAACATAGATGAGGGAGTAAAATGttggcaagcaataaacatttcagaacaactactagtcgaataagacatgggagagatgatgaATTTTGATGATGAATTTTGGCAAAGAGAAGAGAAAACTGCAGagatacagtgaggcaaaaaagtatttagtcagccaccaattgtgcaagttctcccacttattttccaccacaatttgctaataaattcataaaaaaatcctacaatgtgattttctggatttttttctctaattttgtctgtcatagttgaagtgtacctgtgatgaaaattacatgcctctctcatctttttaagtgggagaacttgcacaattggtggcggacaaaatactttttttgccccactgtatattgactatgATAGCTGATATGAATGGTGAGTTGATCATCACATCAACGTTTATtcgtcacatgcacaggatacagggtgtaaacggtacagtgaagtgTTTACGTGcatcatatacacattacaatacaatacgcCCGGTCTCGGAAGCTAAGCAAGGTCAGGCCTGGTTagtccttggatgggagactgcctgggaataccaggtgctgtcaGCATTTTTGTCCCTCATGGTACTGTAATCTTGTACTATTTAAATCCGGAAACAACCTATTACAGTTTCTCAATCGTCTACAAGCATTTTTCTTGGAACAAGGTTGTCGAGTTTTTAGAACAGAGTCCATAAGACACAGAGCTGTTGCAAAACAGTAAATGGATTTTCAAAATGTAGACCGTATATTAAAGGGATTTTTGGAATAGGGAGATGGAataggggcttgctccgtccactccacgcatcgacctggtattgcagtacctccaggAACGGTGCACCCCCTGCCGTTGTAAAGGAAAAGTAGACCAAGTTAACCGGGTGGTTCTTTTATTAGAATCATGATGGATATTACATTTGAGGTAGTTaactagtgactccccatcccacaAGAGGGAGAGTAAttatcgactgacactaattagcataacgcaacggacataaatttccctagaaaatattaatattcatgaaaatcacaagtgaaatatattgagacacagcgtagccttttgttaatcacccggtcatctcagattttcagaATATTCTTTACAGCCAAAGATAGACacgcatttgtgtaagtttatcgatagcctagcatagcattttgtccagctagcagcaggtaacttggtcacggaaatcagaaaagcaatcaaattaaatcgtttacctttgatgagcttcggatgttttcactaaggagactcccagttagatagaaaatgttccttttttccaaaaagattatttttgtaggagaaatagctccgttttttcttcatgtttggctgagaaatcgcccggcaATTGCGGTCACtgaaaacgccgaaaaatattacaaattagctccataatatcgacagaaacatggaaaacgttgtttataatcaatcctcaaggtgtttttcaaatatctattcgataatatatccaccgggacaattcgtttttcagtaggacagattggagtaatggctacctctgtattttacccGAGAGTCACTCTggcagcatcaggtgaccacttgcgcaatgtagccgctaaatgcgtaaaactacgtcacaatgctgtagacaccttggtgAATACGGagaaaagtaatctggttgatagcccattcactgctcaatacggacgcattggaacgcagcgctttcaaaacatgaggcacttccggattggatttttctcaggctttcgcctgcaacatcagttctgttttactcacagacaatatttttacagttttggaaactttagagtgttttctatcctaagctgtcaattatatgcatattctagcatcttgtcctgacaaaatatcccgtttattacaggaacgttatttttccaaaaatgaaaatactgccccttagTCAATGTCAATGATGACTAGATAGTGTTGGTCAAGTCAGTCACCTATTCTATTGACTATGACAGCTGATATGAATGGTGAGTTGAtcatcaaatcaacatttatttgtcacgtgcacaggatacagggtgtaaacggtacagtgaaatgattacttgcaAGCTCTCCTAAATAAAAATATCCACAAATAGCTAAGTAATAAagttgttaaaaaaataaaatggctGATTGGAAATATATACACAATAACAATATACAGTATTAACTCTGTAATGTGTGTAAGTTATGTACTGGTGTCTTTACCTGTATGAGTGGCAGTCCATGTTATctgatgtacagtggggagaacaagtatttgatacactgacgatttttcaggttttcctactttaaaaaaattacaggcctctacatgctttgtacacttcaactgtgaaagacagaatctaaaacaaaaatccagaaaatcacattgtatgatttttaagtaattcatttgcattttattgcatgacataagtatttgatcacctaccaaccagtaagaattccggctctcacagacctgttagttttcctttaagaagccctcctgttctccactcattacctgtattaactgcacctgtttgaactcgttacctgtataaaagacacctgtccacacactcaatcaaacagactctaacctctccacaatggccaagaccagagagctgtgtaaggacatccgGGTTAAAttatagacctgcacaaggctgggatgggctacaggacaataggcaagcaactTGGTTacaaggcaacaactgttggcgcaattattagaaaattggaagaagttcaagatgacggtcaatcaccctcggtctggggctccatgcaagatctcacctagtggggcatcaatgatcatgaggaaagtgagggatcagcccagaactacacggcaggacctggtcaatgacctgaagagagctgggaccacagtctcaaagaaaaccatcagtaacacactatgcagtcatggattaaaatcctgcagcgcacgcaaggtccccctgctcaagccagcgcatgtccaggcccgtctgaagtttgccaatgtccatctggatgatccagagcaggaatgggagaaggtcatgtggtctgatgagacaaaaatatatatttttggtctaaactccactcgctgtgtttggatgaagaaggatgagtacaaccccaagaacatcatcccaaccgtgaagcatggaggtggaaacatcattctttgaggatgcttttctgcaaaggggacaggacgactgcaccgtattgaggggaggatggattgggccatgtatcgcgagatcttggccaacaacctccttccctcagtaagagcattgaagatgggtcgtggctgtgtcttccagcatgacaacgacccgaaacacacagccagggcaactaaggagcagctccgtaagaagcatctcaaggtcctggagtggcctagccagtctccagacctgaacccaatagaacatctttggagggagctgaaagtccgtattgccccgcgacagccccgaaacctgaaggatctggaggtctgtatggaggagtgggccaaaatccctgctgcagtgtgtgcaaacctggtcaagaactacaggaaacgtatgatctctgtaattgcaaacaaaagcttctgtaccaaatattaagttctgcttttctgatgtatcaaacacttatgtcatgcaataaaatgctaattaattacttcaaaatcatacaatgtgatattctggatttttgtttaagattccgtttctcacagttgaagtgtacttatgataaaaattagacctctacatgctttttttttttt
This window encodes:
- the LOC118943865 gene encoding uncharacterized protein LOC118943865 is translated as MSSSATSQSAAAGLKNTLRFNWTGKENLMERVRFGKEVLFGPLRLTADDVHCLQQNTPEKFYDVSFYTITRLEEVKGLFRANATAPALVDFKVESMCRHNMRVLTVHMFNPWVTEETLVCYLSRYVTILPGVRDIKDALGIWTGKRQFRVLLKEDESGHDGYRHPPASFSIGADRGYLMYAGQPRFCRKCSTYGHLADACTQTRCRNCGIIGHTMRDCTVPKRCSLCNSEDHLFRHCPKAVPSYARAVSGKRAEGGKRPDEGEGMELRAIEEVVDEIVMERELRESEESGSETPSSSHEERGEADRSWNKQVEEEKGEPTAPAATESWTTVRERRKCAVKRKQMSPVSPLIRMEATEKSALGGNRFSCFESGKSEEKSEGNLGSAEESLLSPSGAASIVSSGLAPSGVPAPTQMEGEHEEEDSVFPTPILVDSPPTGDHRFPDRPPNELMYLKIGNQCVQCAGSL